The following proteins are encoded in a genomic region of Synechococcus sp. ROS8604:
- a CDS encoding NAD(P)/FAD-dependent oxidoreductase — translation MSSPSDLLQDWLVRFASSLQTGDSTAVMPLFAPDCFWRDLVAFTWNLTTEEGPAAIEAMLHERLDDVAPKDFQIVGVPLDTDGVLEGWFCFQTRVACCSGHVRLRQGRIWTLFTAMDALNGHEQQVGEYRQRGADFGVDPQRLSWSERREAEQESLGVTEQPDVVIVGGGQAGLTLAARLRHMEVPTLVLEKLARPGDQWRRRYKTLCLHDPVQYCKFPYLPFPEGWPLFAPKDRLADWMEAYVNLMGLHVWCGSPALSASFDPHQDRWLVRTERDGQSVELRPRHLVMALGVSGYANLPEIPGADSFIGEQHHSSAHPGPDAYRGKRCVVVGSNNSAHDIASALWKVGADEVTMLQRSSTMIAPVPALEKFGAWSIYSDEAIQQGITPEQSDMTMASIPYKLLPKWQKPIYDAMRVEYADFYTRLERAGFLLDFGSDDTGVFMKFLRRGSGYYMDVGASELVADGRIKLRSGVEIERFTPETVVLNDGSILEADLVVYATGYGSMNCFLEDLISPEVAAKVGKVWGLGSDTPKDPGPWEGELRNMWKPTQVENLWIHGGNLHLCRHYSLYLALQLKARLVGLETPVYRRSPSFHRS, via the coding sequence ATGTCTTCTCCGTCTGACTTATTGCAGGACTGGTTGGTCAGATTCGCTTCTTCGCTTCAGACAGGCGACTCTACAGCCGTGATGCCGTTATTTGCCCCGGATTGCTTCTGGCGTGATTTGGTTGCATTCACTTGGAATTTAACGACAGAAGAAGGGCCCGCAGCCATCGAAGCAATGCTGCATGAACGCTTGGATGATGTTGCGCCAAAAGATTTCCAGATCGTTGGTGTTCCTCTGGACACTGATGGTGTTTTAGAGGGGTGGTTTTGCTTTCAAACCCGTGTTGCTTGCTGTAGCGGTCATGTCCGCTTGCGTCAGGGAAGGATTTGGACGCTTTTTACAGCAATGGATGCTCTGAATGGGCACGAGCAACAGGTCGGCGAATATCGACAGCGTGGTGCTGATTTTGGCGTTGATCCCCAACGTTTGTCATGGTCGGAGCGTCGTGAAGCAGAGCAGGAGTCTTTGGGTGTCACGGAACAGCCTGATGTTGTCATTGTTGGCGGCGGTCAGGCTGGTCTAACCCTTGCTGCTCGTCTTCGGCACATGGAGGTGCCCACCCTGGTGCTGGAGAAGTTGGCCAGACCCGGCGATCAGTGGCGCCGCCGCTACAAAACCCTTTGCTTGCATGACCCTGTTCAGTACTGCAAATTCCCTTATTTGCCCTTCCCTGAGGGATGGCCCCTCTTTGCTCCCAAGGATCGCCTCGCTGACTGGATGGAGGCCTATGTGAATTTGATGGGACTGCACGTCTGGTGTGGATCTCCAGCCCTTAGCGCGAGCTTTGATCCGCACCAGGATCGTTGGTTGGTACGCACAGAGCGTGACGGCCAGTCGGTGGAGCTGCGACCCCGCCACCTGGTGATGGCTTTGGGAGTTTCGGGCTATGCGAACCTGCCTGAGATACCTGGTGCTGACAGCTTTATTGGAGAGCAGCACCACTCCAGCGCCCATCCCGGACCTGACGCTTATCGCGGCAAGCGCTGCGTAGTTGTGGGCTCAAATAACTCGGCCCATGACATTGCCTCAGCTCTATGGAAGGTCGGAGCGGACGAGGTGACGATGTTGCAACGCAGTTCGACAATGATTGCGCCGGTGCCGGCGCTAGAAAAATTTGGTGCCTGGTCTATTTATTCAGATGAAGCAATACAGCAGGGCATCACACCTGAGCAGTCGGATATGACGATGGCTTCCATCCCCTACAAGCTTCTACCGAAGTGGCAGAAGCCAATTTATGACGCGATGCGAGTTGAATATGCAGACTTCTATACCCGGTTAGAACGGGCCGGATTTTTACTTGATTTCGGGTCTGACGATACTGGCGTGTTCATGAAATTTCTGCGCAGAGGCTCCGGTTATTACATGGATGTGGGTGCTTCGGAGCTTGTGGCGGATGGTCGCATCAAGCTTCGTAGTGGGGTCGAAATCGAACGCTTCACTCCTGAAACAGTGGTGCTCAATGACGGAAGCATTTTGGAGGCTGATCTGGTGGTTTATGCCACGGGTTATGGCTCCATGAATTGTTTCTTGGAGGATCTCATTTCACCCGAAGTGGCAGCGAAGGTCGGCAAGGTTTGGGGGCTTGGCTCTGATACCCCTAAGGACCCCGGTCCCTGGGAAGGTGAGCTTCGCAACATGTGGAAGCCCACTCAAGTGGAGAACCTTTGGATTCATGGAGGCAACTTGCATTTGTGCCGTCACTACTCGCTTTATTTGGCGCTACAGCTCAAAGCCCGCTTAGTTGGTCTTGAGACTCCGGTTTATCGTCGATCACCTAGTTTTCATCGCTCATGA
- a CDS encoding multicopper oxidase domain-containing protein yields MLRDFSFTPASQILNNVVAGERGGGTAMAKSLADFAWHQPRTLLTQQWDPATQRFGMKQEKGVLMMGSDVVYDALLANERSLDAPEIIDVEPGETVAIRWVAGSAFMSFFLDLGDLEGELLRIDANPVEPIRGSLFQLALAQRLTLRIKVPEEPGVFPLLALGERSNLRRGVVLRNNPKLSAPDLAPQTDQWTGPLDFTQDKQLRATNPLAGRAAYNTIPVALTGPAPKYTWGLNDRFYPYRDPYWVEQGQRVEMVFSNPTPMGHPMHLHGHEFQILEIDGTPLDGPMRDTVYVPKGSTCRIAFDANNPGIWAFHCHIAYHHVRGMFNVVAYRSADLSWWDPSGFGHEYLPF; encoded by the coding sequence ATGCTGCGGGACTTCAGCTTCACGCCCGCCAGCCAAATCCTCAACAACGTGGTGGCTGGAGAGCGCGGTGGTGGCACGGCCATGGCTAAAAGCTTGGCCGATTTCGCTTGGCATCAACCACGAACGCTGCTCACCCAGCAATGGGATCCAGCGACGCAACGCTTCGGAATGAAACAAGAAAAGGGGGTTTTGATGATGGGCTCCGATGTTGTGTACGACGCGCTGCTGGCAAATGAACGCAGCCTCGATGCTCCAGAAATCATTGATGTAGAGCCTGGCGAAACCGTGGCGATCCGCTGGGTTGCCGGCAGCGCCTTCATGAGCTTTTTCCTCGACCTTGGCGATCTCGAAGGAGAGCTGCTACGCATCGATGCCAATCCCGTGGAGCCGATCCGCGGCTCCCTGTTTCAACTCGCTCTGGCGCAACGCCTAACGCTGCGCATCAAGGTTCCAGAAGAACCTGGGGTGTTTCCATTGTTGGCCTTAGGGGAACGTAGCAACCTGCGTCGTGGCGTGGTGCTGCGCAACAACCCGAAGCTCAGCGCGCCCGATTTGGCGCCGCAAACGGATCAGTGGACCGGTCCCCTCGATTTCACCCAGGACAAGCAACTGCGGGCAACAAATCCCCTCGCTGGTCGTGCTGCTTACAACACAATCCCCGTGGCCCTCACCGGCCCTGCTCCCAAATACACCTGGGGACTGAACGATCGTTTTTATCCATACCGCGATCCCTACTGGGTGGAGCAGGGCCAACGGGTGGAGATGGTGTTTTCCAATCCCACGCCGATGGGGCATCCCATGCATCTGCATGGCCATGAATTCCAAATCCTCGAAATCGATGGCACGCCCTTGGACGGCCCAATGCGCGACACCGTCTACGTCCCCAAAGGAAGCACCTGCCGCATTGCTTTTGATGCCAACAACCCAGGCATTTGGGCCTTCCACTGCCATATCGCTTATCACCATGTGCGCGGCATGTTCAATGTGGTGGCTTACCGCTCAGCTGATCTGAGCTGGTGGGATCCAAGTGGCTTTGGCCATGAATACCTTCCGTTTTGA
- a CDS encoding multidrug efflux SMR transporter — protein MATDKRTALFELLLAIATEQVGTSAMKASEGFSTLELTILAATGYIFSLIFFGRSMRILPMGFAYALWVGLGMITSSIVGILIFKELLSLSVILGLLMIASGIVVLNAAQGETV, from the coding sequence ATGGCTACAGACAAACGCACGGCGTTATTCGAGCTTCTGCTAGCAATCGCCACTGAGCAAGTTGGAACATCAGCGATGAAAGCCTCAGAGGGATTTTCCACGCTTGAGCTAACGATCTTAGCGGCAACGGGTTATATCTTTTCACTGATCTTTTTTGGAAGGAGTATGCGTATCTTGCCGATGGGATTTGCCTATGCACTTTGGGTTGGCCTTGGCATGATCACCTCATCAATTGTCGGTATTCTGATCTTCAAAGAATTACTTAGCTTATCTGTCATCCTAGGCCTATTGATGATTGCATCCGGCATTGTTGTTCTGAACGCTGCACAAGGCGAGACAGTCTGA
- a CDS encoding NAD(P)-dependent oxidoreductase, with product MAGDRSQTAAGTSLPPAVFLDALSLGPVDLAPMQQWCYLQAWPSTSLDERLARLQHAEIAITNKIPLDGLLLRQLPKLRLICVAATGTDQIDHAVCAERGIRVHNAGRYSRASVVQITWALILELCCAMDQRRRDLIAGSWQRSPVFSLIEPEFDELEGQTLVVLGAGDIGRGVLAIGAAFGMECIALTSNSSSAELEAALRKADVLSLHAPLTPHTQNLINALRLSWMKPSALLVNMARGGLVNLEDLCAALRHGQLAGAALDVLPVEPPGPELERLLTTPNLLISPHMGWSSRQARRRLVHTLAGHLQAYVTAMERSGSRRPSW from the coding sequence ATGGCGGGGGATCGCAGCCAAACAGCGGCGGGGACTTCGCTTCCCCCTGCGGTGTTTCTCGATGCCCTCAGCCTCGGGCCCGTTGATCTGGCGCCCATGCAGCAATGGTGTTATTTACAGGCTTGGCCCTCCACCTCCCTCGATGAGCGCTTGGCGCGCTTGCAACACGCCGAGATCGCCATCACCAACAAGATTCCCTTGGATGGCCTGTTGCTTCGCCAGCTGCCAAAGTTGCGCCTGATCTGTGTGGCTGCCACCGGTACAGATCAGATCGACCATGCCGTTTGTGCAGAGCGGGGCATCCGGGTGCATAATGCCGGGCGCTACAGCCGCGCCTCCGTGGTGCAGATCACCTGGGCCTTGATCCTCGAGCTCTGCTGCGCGATGGATCAGCGCCGCCGGGATCTGATCGCTGGCAGCTGGCAGCGCAGTCCGGTGTTTTCGCTGATCGAACCTGAGTTTGATGAACTGGAGGGCCAGACCCTGGTGGTGCTCGGTGCCGGTGATATCGGCCGTGGAGTTCTGGCGATTGGTGCAGCCTTTGGGATGGAGTGCATTGCCCTCACCAGCAACAGCAGCAGTGCTGAGCTGGAAGCAGCCCTGCGCAAGGCCGATGTGCTCAGCCTTCATGCGCCGCTGACGCCGCACACGCAGAACCTGATCAATGCCCTGCGGCTCAGCTGGATGAAACCCAGTGCTCTGCTCGTCAACATGGCCCGCGGCGGCCTGGTGAATCTGGAGGATCTCTGCGCGGCCTTGCGCCATGGTCAGCTGGCTGGCGCCGCCCTCGATGTGTTGCCCGTGGAACCGCCTGGGCCTGAATTGGAACGGTTGCTTACAACCCCAAATCTGTTGATCAGTCCCCACATGGGCTGGAGTTCTCGCCAGGCTCGTCGCCGTTTGGTGCACACCCTGGCCGGGCATCTGCAGGCCTACGTCACTGCCATGGAACGGTCTGGTAGCCGTAGGCCATCGTGGTGA
- a CDS encoding SDR family oxidoreductase, producing MTEQLVVITGAGAGIGKSLAHAFTAAGHPCLLISRNQEVDPALANKPVLYRQLDVSNAAALGDAIASAESQYGPTGCLINNAGMIHIGGLDRLSLEQINEELDTMIKGVKNGIHHVLKGMRERQCGTIINISSIGDRKPAPGAPVYHACKHAVRSLGESLNMSEAEHNVRVINLAPGLIRTEIHQKMGISFEEYCEVLGNPTFI from the coding sequence ATGACAGAACAACTGGTGGTGATTACGGGGGCGGGCGCGGGGATCGGAAAGTCTTTGGCACATGCTTTTACTGCAGCTGGTCACCCCTGTTTGTTGATATCAAGAAACCAGGAGGTGGATCCCGCATTGGCCAATAAGCCAGTGCTTTATCGGCAGCTCGATGTCTCCAATGCCGCAGCGCTGGGAGATGCCATCGCATCAGCAGAGAGTCAGTACGGGCCCACTGGCTGTCTGATTAATAACGCAGGGATGATCCACATCGGCGGACTGGACAGACTCAGCCTCGAGCAGATCAATGAGGAACTCGACACCATGATCAAAGGGGTGAAAAATGGCATTCACCACGTTTTGAAAGGTATGCGTGAACGTCAATGCGGAACAATCATCAATATCAGCTCCATTGGTGATCGCAAGCCTGCGCCAGGAGCACCTGTGTATCACGCTTGCAAACACGCCGTGCGCTCATTGGGCGAGAGCCTGAATATGTCCGAGGCTGAGCACAACGTCCGTGTTATCAACCTTGCGCCCGGGCTGATCCGAACAGAGATTCATCAAAAGATGGGGATCAGCTTTGAGGAATACTGCGAAGTGCTCGGCAATCCGACTTTCATTTAA
- a CDS encoding DUF3828 domain-containing protein, protein MRHRYHPAELDYAQIPVVGCGRSHTAFSRTLSMLLPLLTSLIAMAIPAKSGPCPAGVVNQLDGLYRWQVQRMEKRIDPVKDLSSQRQRFTPSLFELLIEARALTPVRDGRYLDFDVFSNTQSETLGAQVKSCSAGKNNSLKAEVEVEVGLRGRSSGIPRRLQYEMNRDSKGSWRINDITYGDEQGFKLRPFLKELLNPSS, encoded by the coding sequence TTGCGTCATCGCTATCACCCTGCAGAGCTGGATTACGCTCAAATCCCAGTGGTGGGTTGTGGTCGCAGCCACACTGCATTCAGCCGCACCCTCTCCATGCTCTTGCCGCTACTGACCAGCTTGATCGCCATGGCAATACCAGCAAAATCAGGCCCCTGCCCTGCTGGGGTGGTGAATCAACTCGATGGGCTCTACCGCTGGCAGGTTCAGCGAATGGAGAAGCGCATTGACCCGGTGAAGGATCTCTCCAGCCAGCGTCAGCGCTTCACACCATCACTGTTTGAGTTGCTGATCGAGGCCAGAGCTCTCACACCCGTCCGTGATGGCCGCTATCTCGACTTCGACGTGTTCAGCAATACCCAGAGCGAAACGCTCGGAGCCCAGGTGAAAAGCTGCAGCGCAGGGAAGAACAACAGCCTCAAGGCTGAGGTGGAAGTGGAGGTGGGTCTACGCGGCAGATCCAGTGGGATTCCACGCCGTTTGCAGTACGAGATGAACCGAGACAGCAAGGGCAGCTGGCGCATCAACGACATCACCTATGGCGATGAACAGGGCTTTAAGCTCAGACCGTTTCTAAAGGAGCTATTGAATCCAAGCTCCTAA
- a CDS encoding multicopper oxidase domain-containing protein, translated as MLRRSFLQLGVLGALLGSTSLELFRKTRAKAQSSWERFISQPTFQRPRNPDTVVLEIATAPITVLGQTLDRGCIRQLNGQRGYTTTQAKGINLELINQLPVPTTVHWHGLILPNAMDGVPYVTQPPIPQGQCQRIHYPLVQNGTFWMHSHYGLQTQSYVAEPFVILDEDKSVGLIARSA; from the coding sequence GTGCTTCGCCGATCCTTTTTGCAGTTAGGTGTGCTGGGCGCTCTCCTCGGGAGCACCAGCCTGGAGCTGTTCAGGAAAACCCGTGCCAAAGCACAGTCATCCTGGGAGCGGTTCATCAGCCAACCCACGTTTCAGAGGCCCCGCAATCCAGACACGGTGGTCCTGGAAATTGCAACAGCACCGATCACTGTTTTGGGGCAAACCTTGGATCGTGGCTGCATTCGCCAGCTGAATGGCCAGCGTGGATACACCACGACGCAAGCCAAAGGCATCAATCTCGAGCTGATCAACCAATTACCGGTGCCCACAACGGTGCATTGGCATGGCTTGATTCTTCCCAATGCCATGGATGGCGTGCCCTATGTCACGCAACCCCCGATTCCCCAAGGGCAATGCCAACGCATCCACTACCCGCTGGTGCAAAACGGCACCTTCTGGATGCATTCGCACTACGGCTTACAAACCCAAAGCTATGTAGCTGAGCCGTTTGTGATTCTCGATGAGGACAAGAGCGTTGGGCTGATCGCACGATCAGCGTGA
- a CDS encoding GNAT family N-acetyltransferase has translation MLEIKPFMPADLDVVTRLAREQDFAPGVGDIEIYANTDRQGIWLAWLDNEPVGCIAAVTYNPGYAFIGLFAVKSEYQGQGVGRRLWDHALDTLSNVACIGLEAAVQMVSFYEKAGFEKDCVTTRRQKMCLSDQSEHPNTSLLRRSDISVVPLRDVSLEAIQRYDERHEISPRPHFLELWLRHKAGEVFVAMDGKGECHGYVRIRPCLLPIGEGWRVGPLLAEEEAMASLLLNNAMDRHKGVVLIDTPGYNLAAKTITKAKGFKPMATTVRMYKGVMPQPQGHDGNVYGLACLELG, from the coding sequence ATGCTGGAGATCAAACCGTTCATGCCCGCCGATCTAGACGTCGTCACAAGGTTGGCTCGAGAGCAGGATTTCGCACCAGGAGTGGGCGACATCGAGATCTATGCCAACACCGATCGCCAAGGGATCTGGTTGGCATGGCTCGACAACGAGCCTGTGGGTTGCATCGCCGCGGTGACATACAACCCCGGCTATGCCTTCATCGGCCTGTTTGCGGTGAAGTCGGAGTATCAGGGACAGGGGGTGGGGCGTCGCTTGTGGGACCACGCGTTGGACACGCTGAGCAACGTGGCTTGTATCGGTTTGGAAGCGGCAGTCCAGATGGTGAGCTTCTACGAGAAAGCCGGTTTCGAGAAGGACTGCGTCACCACACGCCGGCAGAAGATGTGCCTCAGCGATCAATCAGAACACCCAAACACCAGCCTTCTGCGCCGCAGCGACATCAGCGTTGTGCCGTTGCGCGACGTCTCGCTGGAGGCGATTCAGCGTTACGACGAACGCCATGAGATCAGCCCGCGGCCCCATTTCCTTGAACTGTGGCTGCGCCATAAGGCCGGGGAGGTGTTTGTGGCCATGGATGGCAAGGGTGAATGCCATGGCTACGTGCGCATTCGGCCCTGTCTGCTCCCGATTGGCGAAGGCTGGCGAGTGGGTCCATTGCTGGCAGAGGAAGAGGCCATGGCCTCGCTGTTGCTAAACAACGCCATGGACCGCCACAAGGGAGTGGTGCTGATCGACACCCCCGGCTACAACCTTGCCGCCAAGACGATCACCAAGGCGAAAGGCTTCAAACCGATGGCCACAACGGTGCGCATGTACAAGGGCGTGATGCCACAACCGCAAGGCCACGATGGCAACGTCTATGGCCTGGCCTGCCTCGAGCTGGGCTGA